The Elusimicrobiota bacterium genome contains a region encoding:
- a CDS encoding prepilin-type N-terminal cleavage/methylation domain-containing protein: MGSFKPRRGFTLIELMLVVAIISLLAAIAIPKFGNLVIKAKEAAIKGHLGSLRSAIHIYYSNNEGFYPQNIVGMLLDQQAIRKCLVPNYIDNISLFEIPTVQHAYGLSSMDAQGVLNYTVTDFWYAAGCSTWKYNQSIGLLSASCSHQNTSGKTWSLE; encoded by the coding sequence ATGGGGTCCTTCAAGCCGAGGCGGGGGTTTACTCTCATTGAGTTGATGTTGGTGGTCGCCATCATCAGCCTTCTGGCGGCCATTGCCATCCCGAAGTTCGGCAATCTGGTCATCAAAGCCAAAGAGGCCGCCATCAAAGGGCACCTCGGCTCCCTCCGTTCCGCCATCCACATTTATTACTCAAACAACGAAGGGTTTTATCCGCAAAATATCGTGGGAATGCTCCTGGACCAGCAAGCCATTCGAAAATGCCTGGTCCCGAATTACATCGACAATATTTCGTTGTTCGAAATTCCGACGGTTCAACACGCCTACGGCCTTTCAAGCATGGACGCCCAGGGGGTCCTCAATTACACCGTAACCGATTTTTGGTATGCGGCCGGCTGCAGCACATGGAAATACAACCAATCGATAGGGTTGCTCTCGGCCAGTTGTTCCCACCAAAACACCTCCGGAAAAACCTGGAGTTTGGAATAA